In Stigmatopora nigra isolate UIUO_SnigA chromosome 2, RoL_Snig_1.1, whole genome shotgun sequence, a single window of DNA contains:
- the ism2b gene encoding isthmin-2, with protein MRQEVLRRLRMSIVIFCLILLGLATGFPSRHRNAAHKGHGHQVHSDGIQYDPEAFEMENQVRSLPEPPSHQRKWTHPQHRSVGVLPQPEPEEETKPFILDLKNFPELANADLNSQNPNIQVTIEVVDDPQMEMEMDLAKDNDWIASSSPSSSSVDWLGGKKLFWPLFWTYTDSGEDGTSRSTLEETGEEEEEDYSLYGSEEPSLSGIGGDWGNYWNEGWDPIQTYYEKETDEWTPWSPCSATCGPGERKRTKSCGYSCTLTEAAKCDLEPCPGEVNTVVEPFPFDLENGTEPFGTDVHSCEKWLNCKSDFLQRYLRQVFLELPSCPCSFPSEVAYTVVSVYDDSRGRTFRWRDASGPKERLDVYKPSARGCIRSALSGDSSTLAAQHCCYDERGRLITRGKGAGMPNLISTEFSPELHFKVDVLPWILCKGDWSRFHAVRPPNNGLECPENPHQDVFMNELEEAREY; from the exons ATGCGTCAGGAGGTCTTGAGGAGACTTCGGATGTCCATCGTCATCTTCTGCCTGATTCTTCTTGGTTTGGCCACGGGATTCCCAAGTAGACACAGAAATGCGGCTCATAag ggtCACGGCCACCAAGTTCACAGCGATGGGATCCAATATGACCCTGAGGCTTTTGAGATGGAGAACCAGGTGAGAAGTTTACCGGAACCCCCCAGCCATCAGAGGAAGTGGACGCACCCCCAGCACCGCTCTGTTGGAGTACTACCACAGCCAGAACCTGAGGAAGAAACCAAGCCCTTTATCCTTGATTTGAAGAATTTCCCAGAACTGGCCAATGCTGATCTCAACTCACAGAACCCCAACATACAG GTCACCATCGAGGTAGTGGATGACCCCCAGATGGAGATGGAAATGGACCTGGCCAAGGACAATGACTGGATCGCATCCTcgtctccctcttcttcctcagtGGATTGGCTTGGAGGAAAGAAGCTTTTCTGGCCTCTTTTCTGGACTTACACCGACTCCGGGGAGGACGGTACCAGCCGCTCCACTTTAGAAGAAACTggtgaggaagaggaagaagattaTTCTCTGTACGGCAGCGAGGAACCCTCCCTTAGCGGAATCGGTGGCGACTGGGGGAACTACTGGAACGAAGGCTGGGATCCAATACAGACCTACTACG AGAAGGAAACGGACGAGTGGACTCCGTGGTCTCCTTGCTCGGCCACGTGTGGACCCGGCGAgaggaaaaggacaaagtctTGCGGCTATTCGTGTACGTTGACGGAAGCCGCCAAGTGTGACTTGGAACCCTGTCCCG GTGAGGTCAATACGGTGGTGGAGCCTTTTCCTTTCGATTTGGAGAATGGCACCGAGCCATTTGGAACAG ATGTGCACAGCTGTGAAAAGTGGCTGAACTGCAAAAGCGACTTTCTCCAGCGCTACCTCCGCCAGGTGTTTCTGGAGCTGCCCAGCTGCCCTTGCTCCTTCCCTTCCGAAGTGGCGTACACGGTGGTCAGCGTCTACGACGACTCCCGCGGACGGACGTTCCGCTGGCGCGACGCCAGCGGCCCCAAGGAGCGCCTCGACGTCTACAAGCCGTCGGCGCGCGGCTGCATCCGCTCGGCGCTCTCCGGCGACTCGTCCACTCTGGCGGCGCAGCACTGCTGCTACGACGAGCGCGGGCGACTCATCACCAGGGGCAAAGGCGCCGGCATGCCCAACTTGATCAGCACCGAGTTCTCGCCGGAGTTGCATTTCAAAGTCGACGTGTTGCCCTGGATCCTGTGCAAGGGGGACTGGAGCCGCTTCCACGCCGTGCGACCGCCCAACAACGGCTTGGAGTGTCCGGAGAACCCCCATCAGGACGTGTTCATGAACGAACTAGAGGAAGCCAGAGAGTACTGA
- the tmem214 gene encoding transmembrane protein 214, whose translation MESTNGAVGKWEVVGKSKKNNAGSGKGTVEKKGNSGNRKALVESNILSRPPLKISDGMFVALEEVPKKQNKEQVPPPPPVQQQKKTSSMKPSKKPTPSNASSTRAKHRTLEAAFKALDVNDLKEQLAKSQTIFPKNPSVWSKDLAGYLNLKLTAPVVEPTLSSYAHDYPYCLTSKELRGVIKSILGTISDSLPDFFDYCIYTMLRELERHSGEPLHGYRVCIQAILQEKPKLATQNLPEYLELLRSVQNHPTKCLTIMWALGQAGFYDLSQGLRVWLGIMLPVLGVKSLSSYAIAYLERLLHIHANLSKGFGIMGPKEFFPLLDFAFMPKNALPASLQQQLRRLYPRLKALAFGAKPESTLHTYLPSFLSRATPNCPGDMKKELLNSMTECLRVDPQSLSVWRQLYTKHLAQSSLLLKHLLGCWSNLPLKLRRNLEETIQSFKVTNEEMKDNNQSQDLSDCNNLCQSLQVKMQGRGFPWSKVLMVLFVFAAGFIVHDIRSHGSFTSSTTAKYLHSSGVMGVTKQAWGKITVYSKQGVSWLKTNMPYYYSESIQTMKPLLEQGVEKTKTAAVFVVGKSKHAIVWVKENSPLLIEWVQTNTPDSVYDVLAFLKSLLLFLHQNYILPALMFLIDLLQRAWTNLQDSCNGEISVTCLRGHALSLTNSTWQLLQHTTSAITTWARELLTPP comes from the exons ATGGAGTCGACTAATGGTGCGGTCGGAAAATGGGAAGTGGTGGGGAAGAGCAAGAAAAATAATGCAGGATCTGGAAAAGGCACAGTTGAAAAGAAGGGCAACTCTGGCAACAGAAAAGCACTAGTGGAATCCAACATACTATCCAGAC CGCCCTTGAAGATTTCAGACGGTATGTTTGTAGCCTTGGAGGAGGTcccaaagaaacaaaacaaggaGCAggttccgccgccgccgccagttCAGCAACAAAAGAAGACTTCTTCAATGAAACCATCAAAAAAGCCAACCCCCAGTAATGCTTCCAGCACCCGTGCCAAGCACAGGACTCTAGAAGCAGCCTTTAAAGCG CTGGATGTCAACGATCTCAAAGAGCAGTTGGCTAAGAGTCAAACAATCTTCCCCAAAAACCCATCAGTGTGGTCTAAAGACCTGGCGGGGTACCTCAACCTCAAGCTGACGGCACCAGTGGTAGAGCCCACCCTCAGCAGTTATGCTCACg ATTACCCATATTGTCTTACTAGCAAAGAGCTGAGGGGTGTCATCAAAAGCATCCTTGGAACCATCAGTGACAGCCTACCAGATTTTTTTGACTACTGCATTTATACAATGCTTCGAGAACTGGAAAGGCACTCGG GCGAGCCACTACATGGATACAGAGTTTGCATTCAAGCAATTTTACAAGAGAAACCCAAATTGGCAACTCAGAATTTGCCCGAG tattTGGAGTTGCTGCGGTCGGTACAGAATCACCCAACAAAGTGTTTGACCATCATGTGGGCTTTGGGCCAAGCAGGATTTTATGATCTGAGCCAGGGACTACGAG TGTGGCTTGGTATCATGCTACCTGTCCTGGGAGTGAAGTCGCTGTCATCCTATGCCATTGCCTATTTGGAAAGACTGCTCCA CATTCATGCAAACCTGTCAAAAGGATTTGGGATCATGGGTCCTAAAGAGTTTTTTCCTTTACTGGATTTTGCCTTCATGCCGAAGAATGCCCTTCCGGCAAG TCTGCAGCAGCAACTAAGGCGGCTTTACCCTCGTCTTAAAGCCTTGGCATTTGGAGCCAAACCTGAAAGCACCTTACACACGTATCTGCCATCGTTTCTTTCCAGAGCCACACCCAACTGTCCAGGGGATATGAAGAAAGAG TTGCTGAATAGTATGACAGAGTGTTTGCGTGTGGATCCTCAGAGTTTAAGTGTTTGGCGGCAGCTGTATACTAAACACTTGGCTCAATCCAG CCTGCTGCTGAAGCATTTGTTGGGCTGCTGGAGTAACCTGCCACTAAAG CTGAGGAGGAACCTCGAAGAAACAATTCAATCATTTAAAGTGACCAATGAAGAGATGAAAGACAATAACCAGTCTCAAGACCTTAGCGACTGCAATAATCTGTGTCAG aGTCTACAGGTGAAAATGCAGGGTCGTGGATTCCCCTGGTCAAAAGTATTGATGGTCCTGTTCGTGTTTGCTGCTGGTTTCATCGTTCACGACATCCGCTCACACGGCTCTTTTACCA GTTCAACCACAGCCAAGTATCTTCACAGCTCGGGGGTGATGGGGGTGACTAAGCAGGCGTGGGGCAAAATCACAGTTTACTCTAAGCAGGGCGTCAG CTGGCTCAAGACGAATATGCCATACTACTACTCTGAAAGTATACAGACCATGAAACCACTGTTAGAGCAAGGTGTGGAGAAGACCAAAACAGCAGCCGTATTCGTCGTTGGAAAAAGTAAACACGCCATCGTGTGGGTCAAAGAAAACAGCCCTCTGCTCATAGAATGG GTACAGACCAATACTCCCGACAGCGTTTACGACGTTTTGGCTTTTCTGAAATCGCTGCTACTCTTCCTGCACCAAAACTACATCTTGCCAGCATTGATGTTTTTAATAGACCTGCTGCAACGAGCGTGGACCAACCTGCAGGACTCCTGCAA TGGTGAAATATCCGTGACATGTCTTAGAGGGCATGCATTGTCCTTGACCAACTCGACGTGGCAGCTGCTCCAACACACGACCTCGGCCATCACCACGTGGGCTCGGGAACTGCTGACGCCGCCGTAA
- the LOC144211720 gene encoding microtubule-associated protein RP/EB family member 3-like isoform X1 yields the protein MAVNVHSTSMTIENLSRHDMLAWVNDSLQLTYTKIEQLASGAVYCQFMDMLFPGCILLKKVKFNAKLETEYIHNFKVLQISFKNMSVDKLIPVDRLIKGKFQDNFEFLQWFKKFFDANYVDKDYDPVMLRQGLERTPPLPNSGDPIVHKPKRPAYPGPIRTSPTAPKVAPAQQRQINAPPARRNPAMARNGGDSELTELNQQLLEMKLTLDGLEKERDFYFGKLRDIELICQDGDGNPVLNKIVDILYATEEGFTQPEDEDVDEGAQGDQEF from the exons ATGGCGGTAAATGTCCATTCCACTTCTATGACCATCGAGAATCTGAGTCGCCATGACATGTTAGCGTGGGTCAATGACTCTCTACAACTCACATACACCAAAATCGAACAACTTGCTTCAG GTGCAGTGTACTGTCAATTCATGGACATGCTGTTTCCGGGCtgtattttgttgaaaaaagtcaaatttaatgCCAAACTGGAGACTGAATATATTCACAATTTCAAGGTGTTACAGATTTCATTCAAGAATATGTCTGTAGATAAG CTTATTCCCGTCGACAGACTCATCAAAGGCAAATTTCAGGACAACTTTGAGTTCCTCCAGTGGTTTAAGAAGTTTTTCGATGCTAACTACGTTGACAAAGACTACGACCCTGTAATGTTGCGGCAAGGTCTGGAGAGAACGCCACCGCTTCCAAACTCAG GTGACCCCATTGTCCACAAACCCAAAAGACCTGCTTACCCAG GCCCGATCAGAACGTCTCCCACAGCGCCCAAGGTTGCTCCCGCCCAGCAGAGGCAGATCAATGCACCGCCAGCCCGGAGGAATCCTGCCATGGCCCGCAACGGAGGAGACTCCGAGCTCACGGAACTTAACCAGCAG CTGCTTGAAATGAAGCTGACTTTGGATGGACTCGAGAAGGAGAGGGACTTTTACTTTGGCAAGCTGAGAGATATTGAACTGATCTGCCAAGATGGAGATGGCAACCCAGTTCTCAACAAAATCGTAGACATACTTTATGCTACAGAG GAGGGATTTACACAACCAGAGGATGAAGATGTTGATGaaggggcacaaggagaccaggAGTTCTGA
- the LOC144211720 gene encoding microtubule-associated protein RP/EB family member 3-like isoform X2, protein MAVNVHSTSMTIENLSRHDMLAWVNDSLQLTYTKIEQLASGAVYCQFMDMLFPGCILLKKVKFNAKLETEYIHNFKVLQISFKNMSVDKLIPVDRLIKGKFQDNFEFLQWFKKFFDANYVDKDYDPVMLRQGLERTPPLPNSGPIRTSPTAPKVAPAQQRQINAPPARRNPAMARNGGDSELTELNQQLLEMKLTLDGLEKERDFYFGKLRDIELICQDGDGNPVLNKIVDILYATEEGFTQPEDEDVDEGAQGDQEF, encoded by the exons ATGGCGGTAAATGTCCATTCCACTTCTATGACCATCGAGAATCTGAGTCGCCATGACATGTTAGCGTGGGTCAATGACTCTCTACAACTCACATACACCAAAATCGAACAACTTGCTTCAG GTGCAGTGTACTGTCAATTCATGGACATGCTGTTTCCGGGCtgtattttgttgaaaaaagtcaaatttaatgCCAAACTGGAGACTGAATATATTCACAATTTCAAGGTGTTACAGATTTCATTCAAGAATATGTCTGTAGATAAG CTTATTCCCGTCGACAGACTCATCAAAGGCAAATTTCAGGACAACTTTGAGTTCCTCCAGTGGTTTAAGAAGTTTTTCGATGCTAACTACGTTGACAAAGACTACGACCCTGTAATGTTGCGGCAAGGTCTGGAGAGAACGCCACCGCTTCCAAACTCAG GCCCGATCAGAACGTCTCCCACAGCGCCCAAGGTTGCTCCCGCCCAGCAGAGGCAGATCAATGCACCGCCAGCCCGGAGGAATCCTGCCATGGCCCGCAACGGAGGAGACTCCGAGCTCACGGAACTTAACCAGCAG CTGCTTGAAATGAAGCTGACTTTGGATGGACTCGAGAAGGAGAGGGACTTTTACTTTGGCAAGCTGAGAGATATTGAACTGATCTGCCAAGATGGAGATGGCAACCCAGTTCTCAACAAAATCGTAGACATACTTTATGCTACAGAG GAGGGATTTACACAACCAGAGGATGAAGATGTTGATGaaggggcacaaggagaccaggAGTTCTGA